The Pseudoalteromonas spongiae UST010723-006 genome window below encodes:
- a CDS encoding TIGR02285 family protein codes for MRNLLLVLLLPTYCLAEVINWIVVDYPPYYILKGEYMGQGRDEQVIDLVSKNLVGYKFKRHVMPASRAVKALGRSDQVFCMASLYRNQEREQFISFTEQYSTLGLSPAIAMRKSLVDKLELGNRTDVSLRYLILNHGLTVGTTLNRSYSKEIDAILRSSPSEQLSTRAGRDSLESLTYMLLKGRVDIILGYPSEHAYLSKLMDANNELTQLSVQEAKAVATGYIGCSKNPQGDIAIKAIDAALAKLNHSKQFTAVMLRWLPQHMAPTLKPYLKEY; via the coding sequence GTGCGCAATTTGTTACTTGTATTGCTGCTCCCCACGTATTGCCTAGCTGAAGTGATCAATTGGATTGTGGTTGATTACCCTCCTTACTATATTTTAAAAGGCGAATACATGGGTCAAGGAAGAGACGAGCAAGTAATTGATTTGGTTTCTAAAAACTTAGTGGGTTATAAATTTAAACGTCATGTTATGCCGGCAAGTAGAGCGGTGAAAGCGCTTGGCAGAAGTGATCAGGTGTTTTGTATGGCGTCTTTGTATCGTAATCAAGAACGCGAACAGTTTATTAGCTTTACTGAGCAATATTCTACACTTGGGTTATCGCCTGCTATTGCCATGCGTAAATCATTGGTTGATAAATTAGAACTTGGCAACCGCACTGATGTGTCGTTGCGTTATTTAATTTTAAATCACGGTTTAACCGTGGGCACCACACTTAATCGGTCATACAGTAAAGAAATAGATGCAATACTAAGATCATCGCCTAGCGAACAGCTATCAACTCGCGCAGGCCGCGATTCGCTTGAAAGTTTAACCTATATGTTGTTAAAAGGGCGGGTGGACATTATTTTGGGCTACCCCAGCGAACACGCCTATTTAAGTAAATTGATGGACGCCAATAATGAGCTCACGCAACTAAGCGTACAAGAAGCAAAAGCGGTAGCAACCGGATATATTGGTTGTAGCAAAAACCCGCAAGGCGACATTGCAATTAAAGCGATTGATGCAGCGCTTGCAAAGCTTAACCACAGTAAGCAGTTTACAGCTGTAATGCTGCGTTGGTTACCACAGCATATGGCTCCGACATTAAAACCGTATTTAAAGGAATATTAG
- a CDS encoding GNAT family N-acetyltransferase: protein MIVENVLPNNYAELLAVWENSVRATHDFITKQDIAYFKPIILTQAFPVVTLKCVKNDLGAILGFIGVHQHKIEMLFVLNAARGKGIGTLLLNYAIDQLAATKVDVNEQNPQAVGFYQHRGFHINARSPIDDLGKPFPILRMTLQP from the coding sequence ATGATTGTAGAAAATGTGCTTCCTAACAACTACGCAGAATTGCTAGCTGTTTGGGAAAATTCAGTCCGAGCAACGCATGACTTTATTACAAAACAGGACATTGCGTATTTTAAACCCATTATTTTAACGCAGGCGTTTCCAGTGGTAACGCTAAAATGTGTTAAAAATGATTTGGGTGCAATATTAGGATTTATTGGCGTTCATCAACACAAAATTGAAATGCTGTTTGTGCTTAATGCGGCACGCGGTAAAGGCATTGGTACATTATTGTTGAACTATGCCATTGATCAGTTAGCGGCAACAAAAGTGGATGTCAATGAGCAAAACCCTCAAGCTGTTGGTTTTTATCAACACAGGGGATTTCACATTAATGCCCGCTCGCCAATTGATGATTTGGGTAAGCCCTTTCCAATATTGCGTATGACATTGCAGCCTTAA
- a CDS encoding GrpB family protein, giving the protein MRKIEVMTYTPLWREHFEREVALISAILGANLIAIEHIGSTSVPNLAAKPVIDILLEVKSLDVLDTCNAALQHISYKAKGENGISGRRYFQKGGDKRSHHIHAFAKGDEHLFKHRVFRDYLIAMPNIATEYAKIKQDAAISCNNNSALYCELKSDFIAQHLALAVQWHHKNNL; this is encoded by the coding sequence ATGCGAAAAATCGAGGTCATGACTTACACACCACTATGGCGTGAACACTTCGAGCGTGAAGTCGCGTTAATTTCAGCGATACTTGGTGCTAACTTAATCGCAATTGAGCATATTGGCAGTACGTCGGTGCCTAATTTGGCGGCAAAGCCAGTGATTGATATTTTGCTAGAAGTAAAATCCCTCGATGTGCTCGACACATGCAACGCAGCCCTTCAACACATTAGCTACAAAGCCAAAGGGGAAAATGGCATTAGTGGTCGGCGCTACTTTCAAAAAGGTGGGGATAAACGCAGTCATCATATTCATGCCTTCGCAAAAGGGGATGAGCACCTCTTTAAGCATCGCGTTTTTCGCGACTACCTTATTGCAATGCCAAATATCGCTACTGAATACGCTAAAATCAAACAAGATGCAGCAATAAGTTGTAACAATAACAGTGCGTTATATTGTGAATTAAAATCAGATTTTATTGCCCAACATCTTGCTCTTGCAGTACAGTGGCATCACAAAAATAATCTTTAA
- a CDS encoding MAPEG family protein, with product MVDLTQYHLTLLVLGLTAMLMIVQLLIADVLAIVKKHPPGFPVENNHENLLFRANRTHLNINESIAIFILSIAFAIAMNANSNVVNGAALSYFVARALYTLCYYLNLKLLRSALFAISLVALIVINIAGFIAWF from the coding sequence ATGGTCGACCTAACTCAATATCACCTTACCCTGTTAGTCCTTGGCTTAACCGCTATGTTAATGATAGTGCAGCTGTTAATTGCCGATGTACTGGCAATTGTAAAAAAGCACCCTCCCGGATTTCCAGTTGAAAACAATCACGAAAATTTATTATTTCGTGCCAATCGCACTCATCTAAACATTAATGAAAGCATTGCCATTTTTATTTTAAGCATAGCGTTTGCGATAGCCATGAATGCCAATAGCAATGTGGTTAACGGAGCCGCGCTCAGCTACTTTGTTGCACGCGCCCTGTATACACTTTGTTATTACTTAAATTTAAAATTATTGCGTAGCGCATTATTTGCCATCAGTTTAGTGGCGCTTATTGTGATAAATATCGCAGGTTTTATTGCGTGGTTTTAG
- a CDS encoding class I SAM-dependent methyltransferase, with protein MDNNALSVDTFNRLTKQYQDKYMDFDHYFDSYDTFCQLLKTKNASVLEIGCGPGNVTRYLLNKRNNLQITGIDLAPNMIELAKANNPTAKFRVMGSRNLSDLNHRFDAVFSGFCTPYLNTLEVENLIKNVSNCLTAGGLFHISTMEGENARSGLQTSSKGDQMYIYYHTFSDITAMLEKYAFEIIKVNRKVMNSDATTPDTDLFIYAKKRAQ; from the coding sequence ATGGATAATAACGCTCTCTCGGTCGATACATTTAATCGTTTAACCAAGCAATACCAAGACAAATATATGGACTTCGACCATTATTTTGATAGCTACGATACCTTTTGCCAGCTATTAAAAACTAAAAATGCCAGTGTGCTCGAAATTGGCTGCGGTCCAGGTAATGTAACTAGGTACCTATTAAATAAACGAAATAACCTTCAGATCACAGGCATTGATCTGGCACCCAATATGATTGAACTTGCCAAAGCGAATAACCCAACAGCCAAGTTCAGGGTGATGGGTTCACGTAATTTAAGTGATTTAAATCATCGCTTTGACGCTGTATTTAGTGGTTTTTGTACACCTTATTTAAACACCCTAGAAGTTGAAAATCTTATTAAAAATGTCTCGAACTGTTTAACAGCAGGAGGGCTTTTTCATATCAGCACTATGGAAGGTGAAAATGCGCGTTCAGGCCTGCAAACATCCAGCAAGGGCGACCAAATGTACATTTACTATCATACCTTTAGTGACATCACAGCCATGCTTGAAAAATACGCATTTGAAATTATTAAGGTTAACCGTAAAGTGATGAATTCGGATGCAACAACGCCTGATACAGATCTGTTCATTTACGCTAAAAAACGCGCGCAATAG
- a CDS encoding rod shape-determining-like protein, with protein MFNQHVLYVTINKDHITIDNFDANKQQVITGTFSNARLAIAHFQACEAKLKDAISQVQTKSLLQTLTLVMHQRALNDGGLCEIEERILLELGLGAGASKVFIWQGQPLTSELIAQKVYEKGQS; from the coding sequence ATGTTTAACCAACACGTGCTCTACGTCACAATTAATAAAGACCACATTACTATCGATAACTTTGACGCTAACAAACAGCAAGTGATCACTGGTACGTTTTCTAATGCACGATTAGCTATCGCACATTTTCAAGCTTGCGAAGCCAAACTCAAAGACGCTATCAGCCAAGTACAAACTAAATCGCTGCTGCAAACGCTCACCTTAGTTATGCACCAAAGAGCACTGAACGACGGTGGTTTGTGTGAAATTGAAGAACGTATTTTACTTGAACTTGGGTTAGGTGCTGGTGCAAGCAAGGTATTTATTTGGCAAGGACAACCACTCACAAGCGAGCTAATCGCACAAAAAGTTTACGAGAAGGGGCAATCATGA
- a CDS encoding PhzF family phenazine biosynthesis protein: MKLEMQVIDAFTNERFKGNSAAVIITDAWLSDSQMQNIASENNLSETAYLVKNEANVYHIRWFSPLTEIDFCGHATLASAFVLFSKYPEKSEFTFFASAVGEMTIVKNALGRIEMDFPNRKPTPVEPHQVPAALLEGLSHTPLEVLKNDQAYFAIYDNEDIVTAITADAEKLKTLAPLDVTVSAPSTQFDCASRYFWPANGGDEDPVTGSIHTGLAPYWAEKLNKQQIVALQASKRSGILYCEVTDTRVKISGDAVQYLTGTITI; encoded by the coding sequence ATGAAACTTGAAATGCAGGTGATTGATGCATTCACCAATGAGCGATTTAAAGGCAACTCTGCGGCAGTGATCATTACTGATGCTTGGCTAAGTGACAGCCAAATGCAAAATATTGCCAGTGAAAACAACTTATCAGAAACCGCTTATTTAGTGAAAAATGAGGCTAATGTTTACCATATTCGCTGGTTTTCGCCACTTACAGAGATTGATTTTTGCGGCCACGCCACGCTTGCATCGGCCTTTGTTCTATTTTCTAAATACCCAGAAAAGTCAGAATTTACATTTTTCGCAAGCGCCGTCGGTGAAATGACCATAGTGAAAAACGCCCTCGGCCGTATTGAAATGGACTTTCCAAATCGCAAACCAACACCCGTTGAGCCACACCAAGTGCCCGCGGCATTGCTTGAAGGCTTATCACACACGCCACTTGAAGTGCTTAAAAACGACCAAGCCTATTTCGCTATTTATGACAATGAAGACATCGTTACTGCCATCACAGCAGATGCTGAAAAACTTAAAACCCTTGCACCTTTAGATGTGACCGTGAGTGCACCGAGCACACAATTTGATTGTGCATCACGCTATTTTTGGCCCGCCAATGGCGGGGATGAAGATCCGGTAACCGGCTCTATTCACACAGGACTTGCACCCTACTGGGCTGAAAAATTGAATAAACAGCAAATTGTGGCGCTGCAAGCATCAAAACGCAGTGGCATTTTGTATTGTGAAGTAACAGACACCCGTGTCAAAATCTCTGGCGATGCAGTGCAATACCTAACAGGTACCATTACAATTTAA
- a CDS encoding helix-turn-helix domain-containing protein — translation MDIAQVAKQSGLKPSTLRYYEEKGLIRSAGRNGLRRYYDKQVLEKLALINLGRYVGLSLDEIAEMLLPKGVEVNRSLLLEKADELDKQIKSMTAIRDGLRHAAECSAPHHLACPTFQRFLNLAGKRLKAKPNKLK, via the coding sequence ATGGATATTGCGCAAGTTGCTAAACAATCGGGTTTAAAACCATCAACTTTACGTTATTACGAAGAAAAAGGGCTGATCCGCTCTGCCGGTCGCAATGGGTTACGCCGTTATTACGACAAACAGGTATTAGAGAAGTTAGCGCTAATTAATTTGGGGCGCTACGTTGGTTTATCGCTCGATGAAATTGCTGAAATGCTGCTGCCGAAAGGCGTTGAGGTGAATCGCTCGTTATTGCTTGAAAAAGCCGACGAGCTCGATAAACAAATTAAATCGATGACGGCGATACGAGATGGCTTGCGCCACGCTGCTGAGTGCAGCGCGCCACATCATTTAGCTTGCCCAACGTTTCAGCGTTTTTTAAATCTTGCGGGTAAACGCCTAAAAGCGAAACCGAACAAGCTGAAGTAA
- a CDS encoding class I SAM-dependent methyltransferase, whose amino-acid sequence MTFDSMWDTRFSNSEYAYGTQANDFLKQHVSSLKANKVLTLAEGEGRNAVFLAQQGFEVCAVDASIKGLEKAARLADKHKVNIEFIHADLTNFDLGENKWDSIISIFVPFSQAHRRLLHANVVKSLKPNGVFLLEAYTPEQIHLGTGGGKDISTMITTTQLKNELAGLDFTLLQSLKRTVIEGTFHTGEAAVIQAIARKSL is encoded by the coding sequence ATGACCTTTGACAGCATGTGGGATACACGATTTTCAAACAGCGAATATGCTTACGGCACTCAAGCAAATGACTTTTTAAAACAACACGTTTCATCACTTAAGGCAAACAAAGTGCTCACACTTGCAGAAGGAGAAGGACGCAATGCAGTATTTCTTGCTCAGCAAGGCTTTGAGGTCTGCGCCGTCGACGCGTCAATCAAAGGGTTAGAAAAAGCAGCGCGATTAGCTGACAAGCACAAGGTAAACATTGAGTTTATTCACGCTGATTTAACCAACTTTGATTTAGGTGAAAATAAATGGGATAGCATCATCTCAATTTTTGTCCCGTTTTCACAAGCGCATAGACGTTTACTTCACGCCAATGTGGTTAAAAGTTTAAAACCAAATGGGGTATTTTTACTTGAAGCCTACACCCCCGAGCAAATTCATTTAGGCACAGGCGGCGGCAAAGACATCAGTACAATGATCACAACAACACAGCTTAAAAATGAATTAGCCGGGCTAGATTTCACATTGCTACAAAGCCTTAAGCGCACTGTTATTGAAGGTACATTTCATACCGGTGAGGCAGCTGTGATCCAAGCGATTGCGAGAAAATCACTATAA
- a CDS encoding alpha/beta hydrolase gives MRFSLALSLMLGLASYAVNAKNSDLSVFDQSRDRHIPVTVSKPTNSASCTQKNQCPVAIISAGYGIKHTEYQFIETLLNKNGFLTIAVGHELPNDPPLSVSGDLYQTRSENWQRGAQTLRFVKSHYANKYTHYNFNALTLIGHSNGGDISSWLANENVDYIERVITIDHRRVPLPRNPNIKVLSIRGSDFPADKGVLYSESETQQLPVCVVKIAKSRHNDMYDGGPKWLKQAINAHITQFLNNQPCHSKSE, from the coding sequence ATGCGTTTTTCTCTTGCGTTAAGCCTGATGTTAGGCCTTGCGAGTTATGCGGTTAATGCCAAAAATAGTGACTTGAGCGTGTTTGATCAGTCACGCGACCGTCATATTCCAGTGACAGTCTCAAAGCCCACAAATTCAGCAAGTTGCACGCAAAAAAATCAATGTCCGGTCGCCATAATTAGCGCGGGATATGGCATTAAACACACTGAATACCAATTTATTGAAACTTTGCTCAATAAAAATGGGTTTTTAACTATCGCTGTAGGGCACGAACTGCCCAATGACCCACCGCTATCAGTTAGCGGCGACTTATACCAAACGCGCAGCGAAAACTGGCAACGTGGCGCACAAACACTGCGTTTTGTTAAATCGCACTATGCCAACAAATACACACACTATAACTTTAATGCGCTCACGTTAATCGGCCATTCAAACGGTGGCGATATTTCGTCGTGGCTTGCTAATGAAAACGTCGATTATATCGAGCGCGTGATCACTATCGATCATCGCCGTGTACCGCTTCCTCGAAATCCAAATATTAAGGTGCTCTCAATTCGTGGCAGCGACTTCCCAGCCGATAAAGGTGTGCTTTATAGCGAAAGCGAAACTCAGCAGCTACCTGTATGTGTTGTTAAAATTGCAAAATCTCGTCATAACGATATGTACGACGGTGGCCCTAAGTGGTTAAAACAGGCAATAAACGCACACATCACGCAGTTTTTAAACAACCAACCTTGTCATTCTAAAAGCGAGTAA
- a CDS encoding GNAT family N-acetyltransferase, translating to MKDLCLFNSQRLTVSALKQTLNHVELNQLIAILSPEVTRYLPLSFHGITTPVDAKVWLNEQAHTSQVYGIYHNAELTLIGLLIIYENNGHAHIGYLFNAQYWGKGYASELLKALIHYGRAKTQWRVILGGVSIDNPASAHVLSKMGFTKTPSNTSDMLQFELAL from the coding sequence ATGAAAGATCTGTGCTTGTTCAATAGCCAACGACTCACGGTGTCGGCGTTAAAGCAAACGCTAAACCATGTTGAACTTAACCAGCTGATTGCAATTTTAAGTCCCGAGGTAACACGTTACTTACCACTTAGTTTTCACGGGATTACAACACCTGTTGATGCAAAGGTTTGGTTAAATGAACAAGCACACACAAGCCAAGTTTATGGCATCTATCACAATGCCGAGTTAACACTGATTGGCTTACTTATAATTTATGAAAACAATGGCCATGCACATATTGGTTATTTATTTAACGCGCAATATTGGGGCAAAGGTTACGCCAGTGAACTACTAAAAGCACTCATTCACTATGGCAGAGCAAAAACACAGTGGCGCGTAATACTCGGTGGCGTAAGCATTGATAATCCAGCATCGGCGCACGTGCTAAGCAAAATGGGGTTTACCAAAACGCCTTCTAACACCAGCGATATGCTGCAGTTTGAATTGGCGCTTTAA
- a CDS encoding DUF523 domain-containing protein: MQKLLISSCLFGNPVRYNGKALALELQTLKQHFELLPFCPEVSTGLPIPRPAAEIIYRQKHNTTRVIQDDGLDVTDAFMLGAKLTLKFCQTHHIKLALLTEFSPSCGSTEIYDGTFSGSKVSGQGVTAQLLNQHGVKVFNQFNINALIERITRA, encoded by the coding sequence ATGCAAAAATTACTAATAAGCAGCTGTTTGTTTGGCAATCCTGTACGCTACAACGGCAAAGCGCTCGCCCTTGAGTTACAAACGCTGAAACAGCATTTTGAACTTTTGCCTTTTTGCCCCGAAGTAAGCACAGGTTTGCCAATTCCAAGGCCGGCTGCTGAAATTATCTATCGCCAAAAACACAATACCACACGCGTGATACAAGATGACGGACTTGATGTTACCGACGCATTTATGCTCGGCGCAAAACTCACCTTAAAATTTTGCCAAACACACCATATAAAATTGGCGTTATTAACCGAATTTAGCCCTAGCTGTGGCAGCACTGAAATATATGACGGCACCTTTTCAGGCAGTAAAGTAAGTGGACAAGGCGTCACTGCACAGCTGCTAAACCAGCATGGCGTAAAAGTATTTAATCAGTTCAATATTAATGCTTTAATTGAACGGATAACTAGGGCCTAG
- a CDS encoding GNAT family N-acetyltransferase, which translates to MDINYRAANQSDASAIASLHTQSWQNTYHTMLKAEYLSQVAPNERLALWQSRFATENSKQHVIIASHQSKLVGFICVYADHNTELGSLLDNLHVDGHYHGNGIAKQLMSMATQWLQANAKHPSIYLEVLSGNHHAIKVYEKLGAKRVKAGVWHAPCGSVVDEFVYQWSDKTQLSEYPHSV; encoded by the coding sequence ATGGACATCAACTACCGCGCCGCCAATCAAAGCGATGCCTCAGCAATTGCGTCTCTTCACACACAAAGTTGGCAAAACACCTACCATACTATGTTAAAAGCCGAATACTTAAGCCAAGTTGCCCCAAACGAGCGTTTAGCGCTGTGGCAATCTCGTTTTGCTACTGAAAATAGCAAGCAGCATGTAATTATTGCGAGCCACCAAAGCAAACTCGTTGGCTTTATTTGTGTTTACGCCGATCACAATACAGAGCTTGGCAGCTTGCTCGATAACTTACATGTCGATGGTCATTATCACGGTAATGGCATCGCCAAGCAGCTAATGTCTATGGCAACACAATGGCTACAAGCAAACGCCAAACACCCAAGCATCTACTTAGAAGTGCTATCAGGAAATCATCACGCCATTAAAGTGTATGAAAAGTTGGGCGCTAAACGCGTTAAGGCAGGTGTATGGCATGCGCCATGTGGTTCAGTGGTCGATGAATTTGTTTACCAATGGTCGGATAAAACTCAATTAAGTGAGTACCCACACTCAGTATAA
- a CDS encoding helix-turn-helix domain-containing protein, translated as MSLFVKLDNKKIQQLRLQHCWSQEELAVTAGLSIRTIQRVEKNGNASLETSKALAAVFELTPAQLQQQSNIEHITFAFLIKYGWIAAFAISSVMFGLWIVDILIPTLKGANFDAQYELHGNFRYLDFGGISFVIGFVWLSINIFVDFQARKKQLSNSTSSV; from the coding sequence ATGAGTTTATTTGTGAAATTAGATAATAAGAAAATACAACAACTGCGCTTACAACACTGTTGGAGTCAAGAAGAGCTGGCAGTCACGGCGGGATTAAGTATTCGCACCATTCAGCGTGTTGAAAAAAATGGCAACGCCTCGCTCGAAACCAGTAAAGCATTAGCCGCAGTGTTTGAGCTAACACCCGCGCAACTGCAACAACAATCAAATATTGAGCATATTACCTTTGCCTTTTTAATTAAGTACGGTTGGATTGCCGCGTTTGCCATTTCAAGTGTGATGTTTGGTTTGTGGATTGTTGATATTCTGATCCCTACGCTAAAAGGCGCCAATTTTGATGCCCAATATGAATTACACGGAAATTTTCGTTATTTGGATTTTGGTGGCATCAGCTTTGTGATAGGGTTTGTGTGGTTAAGCATTAACATTTTTGTTGATTTTCAAGCGCGTAAAAAGCAGCTATCAAATTCAACTTCCTCAGTTTAA
- a CDS encoding GFA family protein yields MYSATCLCGEVHMTINGPISDIIHCHCSLCRKSSGTAFATNGFIDSQSLTIEKGQEFINSFEVKPGRKRHFCKQCASPLYSSNADDPTRLRLRLGVLDCDIAERPMSHNFVDSKANWDSLNMDLPHYSEFEPSRSK; encoded by the coding sequence ATGTATTCTGCCACTTGCCTATGCGGCGAAGTTCACATGACAATTAACGGCCCAATTAGCGATATTATTCATTGCCACTGCTCACTTTGCAGAAAATCAAGCGGTACCGCCTTTGCGACCAATGGCTTTATTGACTCGCAGTCGCTAACAATCGAAAAAGGGCAAGAATTCATTAACTCGTTTGAAGTAAAACCGGGTAGAAAACGTCATTTTTGCAAGCAATGCGCGTCACCACTTTATAGCTCAAATGCGGATGACCCAACACGTTTACGCCTGCGCTTAGGTGTACTTGACTGCGATATTGCTGAACGCCCAATGTCCCATAATTTTGTTGATTCAAAAGCCAATTGGGATAGTTTAAATATGGATTTGCCACACTACAGCGAGTTCGAGCCAAGCCGCTCAAAATAG
- a CDS encoding SDR family oxidoreductase: MNKDTINKVVLVTGASRGIGAATAKLLAKRGYRVAINYVKNADAATDVANEIKQNGGMCDTFCADVTNENAVTRLFDNIEANLGKVNYLVNNAGILFKQSTLSDISLERFLNTVNGNLTSTFLCAKEFIKRCPSDGVIVNVSSGASQSGAPFEYVDYAAAKGAVDSLTRGLALEVAEHGIRVNAIRPGLIYTDIHSDGGEPTRVDRLKEKIPLKRGGQPIEVANSIAYLLSDDASFITGKILDVTGGI; this comes from the coding sequence ATGAATAAAGACACAATAAACAAAGTTGTTTTAGTTACCGGCGCTTCTCGCGGTATTGGCGCCGCTACGGCAAAACTGCTCGCTAAGCGCGGTTATCGTGTTGCGATTAACTATGTTAAAAATGCCGATGCCGCAACAGATGTTGCAAATGAGATAAAACAAAACGGCGGAATGTGCGATACATTTTGTGCAGATGTTACAAACGAGAATGCAGTTACTCGCCTTTTTGATAACATTGAAGCGAATTTAGGCAAAGTGAATTATCTCGTTAATAACGCAGGAATTTTATTTAAACAAAGCACACTTTCAGATATTTCCCTTGAGCGCTTTTTAAATACCGTTAACGGTAACCTTACCAGCACGTTTTTATGTGCCAAAGAGTTTATAAAACGTTGCCCGAGTGATGGCGTAATTGTGAATGTGTCTTCGGGTGCATCGCAGTCGGGTGCTCCCTTTGAATATGTCGATTACGCAGCAGCAAAAGGCGCGGTAGATTCACTTACCCGTGGCCTTGCCCTAGAAGTTGCCGAGCACGGTATTCGTGTTAACGCTATACGCCCAGGGCTTATTTATACTGATATTCATAGCGACGGTGGCGAACCAACGCGCGTTGACCGACTCAAAGAAAAAATCCCACTTAAGCGTGGCGGGCAACCTATAGAAGTAGCAAATAGCATCGCTTATTTATTATCAGACGACGCCTCGTTTATTACCGGAAAAATACTTGATGTTACAGGTGGCATCTAA
- a CDS encoding GNAT family N-acetyltransferase has translation MPSPFQVQQITAAETISVRHHVLWPDKPMDFCQLPEDQNAVHFGIKVKRELVCVASLFINKNEARLRKFATLPSYQNQGLGSELLQHIISDVKKRNIEQFWLDARETAVPFYRRFGLTVEGEPFLKHHLTYVKMVLRLS, from the coding sequence ATGCCTTCACCCTTTCAAGTACAACAAATTACCGCCGCTGAAACGATTAGCGTGCGTCATCACGTACTGTGGCCAGACAAGCCAATGGATTTTTGCCAATTACCGGAAGACCAAAACGCCGTCCACTTTGGCATTAAGGTTAAGCGAGAACTAGTGTGTGTAGCATCGTTATTTATCAATAAAAATGAAGCGCGTTTGCGCAAATTTGCCACCTTGCCTAGTTACCAAAACCAAGGGCTCGGCAGCGAACTTTTACAGCATATTATAAGCGATGTTAAAAAGCGCAATATTGAACAATTTTGGCTTGATGCCCGCGAAACAGCCGTACCGTTTTATCGTCGGTTTGGCTTAACTGTTGAGGGTGAGCCCTTTTTAAAACATCACCTAACTTACGTCAAAATGGTACTGCGCCTTAGCTAA
- a CDS encoding TetR/AcrR family transcriptional regulator C-terminal domain-containing protein, which yields MSEAKISRSMQKRQAIIDGAKTAFQQYGVSDTSMDKIAETAQVSKRTVYNHFESKEILVTHIIRDIWSQNILTYEFEYDKNRDLRSQLSELIANELQFMCDQGTLDLIRVAMGYCLFNPEMSNGELREFFEQETTLIRWLRHAMEDGKFRKKDPYLVSEQLLGLLKGQAFWPQVLHFEERLTEAQMRELTNDTLDLFLSYYEI from the coding sequence ATGAGCGAAGCCAAAATCAGCCGCAGTATGCAAAAACGCCAAGCGATTATTGATGGCGCAAAAACGGCATTCCAGCAATATGGTGTAAGTGACACCAGCATGGATAAAATTGCCGAAACTGCGCAAGTATCAAAGCGTACTGTTTACAATCACTTTGAAAGTAAAGAGATTTTGGTAACTCACATTATTCGTGATATTTGGAGTCAGAATATTCTGACGTATGAGTTTGAATACGATAAGAATCGAGATTTGCGCAGTCAGCTGAGCGAGTTGATTGCCAACGAGCTTCAGTTTATGTGCGATCAAGGTACACTTGATTTAATTCGCGTGGCAATGGGTTACTGCTTATTTAACCCGGAGATGTCTAATGGTGAGTTACGGGAGTTCTTTGAACAAGAAACAACGCTTATTCGTTGGCTTAGACATGCTATGGAAGATGGAAAATTTCGCAAAAAAGACCCGTATCTAGTATCTGAGCAATTACTAGGTTTGTTAAAAGGGCAAGCTTTTTGGCCGCAGGTGTTACATTTTGAGGAGCGATTGACTGAAGCGCAAATGCGCGAGCTAACAAATGATACTCTGGACTTGTTTTTAAGTTACTACGAAATTTAA